Proteins from one Plasmodium relictum strain SGS1 genome assembly, chromosome: 10 genomic window:
- a CDS encoding kinase, putative: MDEKVCISREGEIYKTCISDNYTYINNNNVNKNSKSYNMKNINISNQKKEKVSFNLNNTESIDKNECELINKRKNAVNNKLKIDIDIDIDIDMDTYANRFMNKKKRENVNIEEMNSNREKDVFTTDNDKTYEKNKSSEDDYIVANESDHNSIKNNNILNGNNNNDNINVLNDSILYNSINNDINKTENYVSRNNMMINNIKDMKMKMLQNYLIENDIIKNRTNIYDSYNFNYNSFKLMNEDSSSDDSNYERFDNENNFIENFNFLNISKVNIDKAYEIINMYLPCIDKNRKGKKKKNRNIYTNHDEILYSMSNLKLTGTSIILTNENSKFIYKVIPFFKNGEANFYINAFTSFNYIYKNHKKIKDNDNAYMNSEKGKQKNNLSFYNKIHEVCDNFQKISQNIIKKNSNILDYYKGVKHLNNSALSSSDLVSYDGIITSDDTAENMVEENNYNIKSHSLDNLSDHNSNYKEKDSLNSYFSKKLTSDFFRLENILKKGSNFYNTFEYAKTSIKSKLVNKKNSLYSEHIEINDHKIMKKQNSELNNKEQEIVKLNCNKNLNDEINENINVNSKENSCESINSNFVYNEINYKNFVKNIANENDKIFDVNLFKESNKKIDNLYQKDINLEKKKNNQHNSYRENFCEYKEYLHVDNKLSKIIENDNILNEKYILSFLVKHKLIPKCYDIVPVYKCTKSEKEEKKKVEISKSTFKENIKRILGNNENNKELNHYEKFYDTNLDNKKNKINDEKNLSEGIKSENKNILNKESLNQDLNNENNINEKQDSKFFGNETKLNENHKNKCKSEKESKNKGEEQWKVGNYSNLVNENIDNVHLALKLKKVCNKVRYFDQHILDLKLGYNTLKDNDLSFNEELLKASELLDWNEKEKYVKKWSKMKKKIRNFYTNTSDQHIIHISSKDLDLPSYFDKYDSNEIYCILKSWKQNVTSLKTTQKTLGFRICSLIYYMNYENILEDENVKRFYSDFILKKNIIERNERCETEKLKTYAEKKKLEIKECYEDINKRLKINRKLGLKLSEEQVLYFLTIFLKNVVYIILPKLLNLKLWLEEQSLYYFCSTSLLIIYDKKKPFSCDIKWIDFTYSFENLNYLKKRKKERINLDILFGLNNLIKLCKTIFFNNNLPPSISYFTNQENKQEYNI, from the coding sequence atggatGAAAAAGTTTGTATATCAAGAGAAGgggaaatatataaaacatgTATCAGTGACAATTAtacttatataaataataataatgtaaataagAATTCTAAAAGttataatatgaaaaatataaatatatctaatcaaaagaaagaaaaagtatcatttaatttaaacAATACTGAATCaattgataaaaatgaatgcGAATTAATTAACAAAAGAAAGAATGCCGTTAACAATAAACTAAAAATTGATATAGATATAGATATAGATATAGATATGGATACATATGCAAATAGATTTatgaataagaaaaaaagagagaATGTTAATATAGAAGAAATGAATAGTAATAGAGAAAAAGATGTGTTTACTACTGATAATGATAAAACATATGAAAAGAATAAAAGTAGTGAAGATGATTATATTGTAGCTAATGAATCTGATCataattctattaaaaataataatatattaaatggtaataacaataatgataatattaatgttttaaatgatagtattttatataacagtattaataatgatattaataagACTGAAAATTATGTGAGTAGAAATAATATGatgataaataatataaaagatatgAAGATGAAAATGCTTCAGAACtatttaatagaaaatgatataattaaaaatagaacaaatatatatgattctTATAACTTTAATTATAACAGTTTTAAGCTAATGAATGAAGACAGTAGTAGTGATGACTCTAATTATGAACGTTTCGATAATGAAAACAACtttatagaaaattttaatttcttaaatatatCTAAAGTAAATATAGATAAAGCATATGAAATTATAAACATGTATTTACCATgtattgataaaaatagaaaaggaaaaaaaaaaaaaaatagaaatatatatacaaatcaTGATGAGATACTATATAGTATGTCTAACTTAAAATTAACGGGTACTTCAATAATATTAACAAATgaaaattcaaaatttatttataaagtaATTCCGTTTTTTAAAAACGGAGAagcaaatttttatattaatgcTTTTACttcatttaattatatatacaaaaatcataaaaagataaaagaCAATGATAATGCATATATGAACTCTGAAAAAGGAAAACAAAAGAATAATTTGAGTTTTTACAATAAAATACATGAAGTATGTGATAATTTCCAAAAGATAAgtcaaaatataataaaaaaaaattcgaaTATATTAGATTATTATAAAGGAGTTAAACATTTGAACAATTCAGCTTTAAGCAGTTCAGATTTAGTAAGTTATGACGGAATTATAACTAGTGATGATACTGCAGAAAATATggtagaagaaaataattataatataaaaagtcATTCATTAGATAATTTAAGTGATCATAATtcaaattataaagaaaaagattctctcaattcatatttttccaAAAAATTAACGAGTGATTTCTTTAGATTAGaaaatattcttaaaaaaggttctaatttttataatacttTTGAATACGCAAAAACAAGCATAAAATCAAaattagtaaataaaaaaaactctCTATATAGTGAACATATAGAAATTAATGAtcataaaataatgaaaaaacaaaatagtgaattaaataataaagaacaaGAGatagtaaaattaaattgtaataaaaatttaaatgatgaaataaatgaGAACATAAATGTAAATTCAAAGGAAAATTCTTGTGAAAGTATAAATTCTAATTTCGtttataatgaaattaattataaaaattttgtaaaaaatattgcaaatgaaaatgataaaatattcGATGTAAATCTATTTAAagaatcaaataaaaaaatagataatttatatcaaaaagatataaatttagaaaaaaaaaaaaataatcagCATAATTCATATAGAGAAAACTTTTGCGAATATAAGGAATATTTACATGTGGATAACAAATTATCAAAGATAattgaaaatgataatatattaaatgaaaaatatattttatcctTTCTAGTTAAGCATAAGTTAATTCCGAAATGTTATGATATTGTACCTGTTTATAAATGCACAAAAAGTgagaaagaagaaaaaaagaaagtagAAATTTCAAAAAGTACTTTcaaggaaaatataaaaagaatattaggtaataatgaaaataataaagagcTAAATcattatgaaaaattttatgatactaatctagataataaaaaaaacaagatAAATGATGAGAAAAATTTAAGTGAAGGAATAAAAAGTGAAAAcaagaatatattaaataaggAAAGTTTAAATCaagatttaaataatgaaaataatataaatgaaaaacaaGACAGCAAATTTTTTGGTAATGAAACAAAATTGAAtgaaaatcataaaaataaatgtaaatcAGAAAAggaatcaaaaaataaaggagAGGAACAATGGAAAGTAGGAAATTATAGTAATTtagtaaatgaaaatattgataATGTTCACTTAGCgttaaaattaaagaagGTTTGTAATAAAGTAAGGTATTTTGATCAGCATATACTAGATTTAAAATTAGGCTATAATACATTAAAAGATAACGATCTATCATTTAATGAAGAATTATTGAAAGCTAGTGAATTATTAGATTggaatgaaaaagaaaaatacgTAAAAAAATGGtcaaaaatgaagaaaaaaataagaaatttttatacTAATACAAGTGATCAACATATTATTCACATTTCATCAAAGGATTTGGATTTACCAAGTTATTTTGATAAATATGATagtaatgaaatatattgcATATTAAAGTCTTGGAAACAAAATGTTACTTCATTAAAAACTACTCAGAAAACTTTAGGTTTTCGCATATGCTcgttaatttattatatgaattatGAAAACATATTAGAAGATGAAAATGTGAAGAGGTTTTATTCtgattttatattaaaaaaaaatataatagagAGAAATGAACGATGTGAAACTGAAAAATTGAAAACATAtgcagaaaaaaaaaaattagaaataaaagaGTGTTATGAAGATATCAACAAAAGattgaaaataaatagaaaacTTGGTTTGAAATTAAGTGAAGAACAAGTTTTATACTtcttaacaatttttttaaaaaatgttgtttacattattttaccgaaattattaaatttaaagttATGGTTAGAAGAACaatctttatattatttttgttcaACATccttattaataatatatgataaaaaaaaacccTTTTCTTGTGATATTAAATGGATTGattttacttattcttttgaaaatttaaattatttaaaaaaaagaaaaaaagaaagaattaATTTAGATATTCTATTTGGacttaataattt